The sequence TTGCTGATTTCACGACCATAGCAGCTGACGATCCGACAAGTGCCTTAATCGCTTTCTTCCAAGCAAGTTTATCATCACACTTGACTGCTGACAGCGTACTGCGAAGCAGTTCATTGATCTCGTCTTCACCTGGAAGCGGAATCTGAAATACATCGTCAAAACGACGAAACAATGCGTCATCCAAGGAGTTCTCAAGGTTGGTTGTAGCTACCAGTAAACCTGGGGCGTCGTATTCTTCCATCAATTGCAGCAGTGAATTGACGATACGCGAAGCCTCGCCGATATCGTGCGTGTTTGCCCTCGACTTCGCGATGAAATCACACTCGTCGAGAAGCAAGACGCAAGGTTGCTCTTTGGCTGAGTCGAACACA is a genomic window of Rhodopirellula bahusiensis containing:
- a CDS encoding AAA family ATPase, translating into MVLPPDIEKRFARIEQEYAARERLGAYGLRNRKTILLYGPPGCGKSLGAKRLAWNTGLPLLKVRFDALLSSYFGESASNLRAVFDSAKEQPCVLLLDECDFIAKSRANTHDIGEASRIVNSLLQLMEEYDAPGLLVATTNLENSLDDALFRRFDDVFQIPLPGEDEINELLRSTLSAVKCDDKLAWKKAIKALVGSSAAMVVKSARDAAKAAVLGGKKIVDTQFLIASIDENKRVNEQR